One genomic window of Quercus robur chromosome 6, dhQueRobu3.1, whole genome shotgun sequence includes the following:
- the LOC126732350 gene encoding uncharacterized protein LOC126732350 isoform X1 translates to MKSETVTLLLVNLASIMERADEKLLPGVYKEVGAALHTDPTGLGSLTFFRSIVQSLCYPLAAYLASNHNRAHVIALGAFLWAAATFLVAISSTFFQVAVSRGLNGIGLAIVIPAIQSLVADSTEASNRGLAFGLLQLTGNLGSIFGGFCSVLIASKSVMGVAGWRIAFHMVAFISVIVGILVRLFANDPRFSKSDCGARNQVIHKPFWSNVKELIQEAKSVIRIPSFQIIVAQGVSGSIPGSAFSFAPMWLELIGFSHEKTAVLWTILIIGGSFGCVFGGWMGDNLAKCLPNSGRIILSQISSASLVPTAAFLLLVLPDDPSTAFMHGLALFILGFFASWDAAATNNPIFAEIVPEKSRTSIYALDRSFETILSSFAPTVVGILAQNVYGYKPIPKGSSTSAEIETDRQNAASLAKALYTAIGIPAAICCFIYSFLYCTYPRDREHARMYALIESEMQNIEADNSLSD, encoded by the exons ATGAAGTCAGAGACTGTGACATTACTCTTGGTAAATCTAGCGAGCATAATGGAGAGAGCTGATGAGAAGTTGCTGCCTGGGGTGTACAAGGAAGTAGGAGCAGCTCTCCACACTGACCCAACTGGTTTGGGCTCACTCACTTTTTTCCGATCCATAGTGCAGTCTTTGTGTTACCCACTTGCTGCTTACTTAGCTAGCAATCACAACCGTGCCCATGTCATTGCTCTTGGTGCTTTCCTCTGGGCCGCAGCTACTTTCCTTGTTGCCATCTCTTCCACCTTTTTCCAG GTTGCAGTCTCAAGAGGTTTAAATGGAATTGGACTTGCCATTGTCATACCTGCCATTCAGTCTCTTGTTGCTGACTCAACTGAAGCTAGCAATCGTGGTTTGGCTTTTGGATTGTTACAACTAACAGGAAACCTTGGCTCCATCTTTGGTGGGTTCTGTTCAGTACTTATAGCCTCAAAATCAGTAATGGGCGTGGCTGGCTGGAGAATTGCTTTCCATATGGTAGCATTTATAAGTGTCATAGTTGGGATATTGGTCCGCCTCTTTGCGAATGATCCACGCTTTTCTAAGAGTGATTGTGGTGCTAGAAATCAAGTTATTCATAAACCTTTTTGGTCAAATGTTAAAGAGCTGATTCAGGAAGCAAAATCGGTAATAAGAATCCCATCTTTCCAGATAATTGTCGCACAAGGTGTCTCTGGTTCAATCCCTGGATCAGCCTTTTCATTTGCCCCTATGTGGTTGGAGCTTATAGGTTTCTCCCATGAAAAAACGGCAGTCCTTTGGACCATACTAATTATTGGTGGTTCATTTGGATGTGTATTTGGTGGATGGATGGGGGATAACCTTGCAAAATGCTTACCCAATTCAGGAAGAATTATTCTGTCACAAATAAGCTCAGCTTCGCTTGTTCCTACAGCTGCATTTTTGCTGCTAGTATTGCCCGATGATCCATCCACTGCATTTATGCATGGACTGGCCTTGTTCATTCTGGGATTTTTTGCATCCTGGGATGCTGCAGCAACTAACAA TCCAATATTTGCAGAAATAGTCCCTGAGAAGTCCCGTACGAGCATCTATGCTTTGGATCGATCATTTGAGACCATACTATCGTCATTTGCTCCCACTGTAGTTGGGATTTTGGCTCAGAACGTTTATGGTTATAAACCGATTCCGAAAGGGTCATCAACCTCTGCAGAGATTGAAACAGATAGACAGAATGCTGCATCACTTGCCAAGGCACTCTACACAGCAATTGGCATTCCAGCTGCAATTTGTTGCTTCATCTACTCCTTCCTCTACTGCACATACCCAAGAGACCGTGAACATGCAAGAATGTATGCATTAATAGAATCTGAAATGCAAAATATAGAGGCAGATAATTCTCTTTCAGACTAA
- the LOC126732350 gene encoding uncharacterized protein LOC126732350 isoform X2, with the protein MKSETVTLLLVNLASIMERADEKLLPGVYKEVGAALHTDPTGLGSLTFFRSIVQSLCYPLAAYLASNHNRAHVIALGAFLWAAATFLVAISSTFFQVAVSRGLNGIGLAIVIPAIQSLVADSTEASNRGLAFGLLQLTGNLGSIFGGFCSVLIASKSVMGVAGWRIAFHMVAFISVIVGILVRLFANDPRFSKSDCGARNQVIHKPFWSNVKELIQEAKSVIRIPSFQIIVAQGVSGSIPGSAFSFAPMWLELIGFSHEKTAVLWTILIIGGSFGCVFGGWMGDNLAKCLPNSGRIILSQISSASLVPTAAFLLLVLPDDPSTAFMHGLALFILGFFASWDAAATNNPIFAEIVPEKSRTSIYALDRSFETILSSFAPTVVGILAQNVYGYKPIPKGSSTSAEIETDRQNAASLAKALYTAIGIPAAICCFIYSFLYCTYPRDREHARMILFTMELS; encoded by the exons ATGAAGTCAGAGACTGTGACATTACTCTTGGTAAATCTAGCGAGCATAATGGAGAGAGCTGATGAGAAGTTGCTGCCTGGGGTGTACAAGGAAGTAGGAGCAGCTCTCCACACTGACCCAACTGGTTTGGGCTCACTCACTTTTTTCCGATCCATAGTGCAGTCTTTGTGTTACCCACTTGCTGCTTACTTAGCTAGCAATCACAACCGTGCCCATGTCATTGCTCTTGGTGCTTTCCTCTGGGCCGCAGCTACTTTCCTTGTTGCCATCTCTTCCACCTTTTTCCAG GTTGCAGTCTCAAGAGGTTTAAATGGAATTGGACTTGCCATTGTCATACCTGCCATTCAGTCTCTTGTTGCTGACTCAACTGAAGCTAGCAATCGTGGTTTGGCTTTTGGATTGTTACAACTAACAGGAAACCTTGGCTCCATCTTTGGTGGGTTCTGTTCAGTACTTATAGCCTCAAAATCAGTAATGGGCGTGGCTGGCTGGAGAATTGCTTTCCATATGGTAGCATTTATAAGTGTCATAGTTGGGATATTGGTCCGCCTCTTTGCGAATGATCCACGCTTTTCTAAGAGTGATTGTGGTGCTAGAAATCAAGTTATTCATAAACCTTTTTGGTCAAATGTTAAAGAGCTGATTCAGGAAGCAAAATCGGTAATAAGAATCCCATCTTTCCAGATAATTGTCGCACAAGGTGTCTCTGGTTCAATCCCTGGATCAGCCTTTTCATTTGCCCCTATGTGGTTGGAGCTTATAGGTTTCTCCCATGAAAAAACGGCAGTCCTTTGGACCATACTAATTATTGGTGGTTCATTTGGATGTGTATTTGGTGGATGGATGGGGGATAACCTTGCAAAATGCTTACCCAATTCAGGAAGAATTATTCTGTCACAAATAAGCTCAGCTTCGCTTGTTCCTACAGCTGCATTTTTGCTGCTAGTATTGCCCGATGATCCATCCACTGCATTTATGCATGGACTGGCCTTGTTCATTCTGGGATTTTTTGCATCCTGGGATGCTGCAGCAACTAACAA TCCAATATTTGCAGAAATAGTCCCTGAGAAGTCCCGTACGAGCATCTATGCTTTGGATCGATCATTTGAGACCATACTATCGTCATTTGCTCCCACTGTAGTTGGGATTTTGGCTCAGAACGTTTATGGTTATAAACCGATTCCGAAAGGGTCATCAACCTCTGCAGAGATTGAAACAGATAGACAGAATGCTGCATCACTTGCCAAGGCACTCTACACAGCAATTGGCATTCCAGCTGCAATTTGTTGCTTCATCTACTCCTTCCTCTACTGCACATACCCAAGAGACCGTGAACATGCAAGAAT GATCTTATTCACCATGGAACTTAGTTAA